A region from the Mycolicibacterium phlei genome encodes:
- a CDS encoding M56 family metallopeptidase — protein sequence MSALAFTIMALVLSGPVPAVLARASWPHRAPRAAIVLWQAIALAAVLSAFSAGIAIASRLFAPGPDGRPTATITSSVAELGWPLWTAYVIVFALTLVIGARLIVAVLQVAIATRRRRAHHRMVVDLVGKSDADGYCSAAAKYPPRHGLRILDVEQPLAYCLPGVRSRVVVSEGTLTTLADPEITAILTHERAHLRARHDLVLEMFIAVHAAFPRFVRSASALDAVRLLIEMLADDAAVRAAGPAPLARALVACAEGPAPSGALSAGGPTTVLRVRRLCGDGNSLALSAAAYTAAAAVLVVPTYYVVLPWLTELHRLFTA from the coding sequence GTGTCCGCGCTGGCCTTCACCATCATGGCACTGGTCCTGTCCGGACCAGTGCCTGCGGTGTTGGCGCGAGCGTCCTGGCCGCACCGCGCACCGCGCGCGGCGATCGTGCTGTGGCAGGCCATCGCCCTGGCCGCCGTGCTCTCGGCCTTCTCCGCCGGGATCGCCATCGCCAGCCGGCTGTTCGCGCCCGGGCCTGACGGGCGGCCGACGGCGACGATCACCAGTTCGGTCGCCGAGCTCGGCTGGCCGCTGTGGACCGCCTACGTCATCGTCTTCGCGCTCACGCTCGTCATCGGGGCCCGCCTGATCGTCGCGGTGCTGCAGGTCGCCATCGCCACCCGGCGCCGCCGGGCCCACCACCGCATGGTCGTCGATCTGGTCGGCAAGTCCGACGCCGACGGCTACTGCTCGGCCGCGGCCAAATACCCGCCCCGCCACGGGTTGCGCATCCTCGACGTCGAACAGCCGCTGGCGTACTGCCTGCCGGGTGTGCGCAGCCGCGTCGTGGTCAGCGAGGGCACGCTGACCACGCTGGCCGATCCCGAGATCACCGCGATCCTCACCCACGAGCGCGCACACTTGCGGGCCCGTCACGATCTGGTCCTCGAGATGTTCATCGCCGTGCACGCGGCCTTCCCCCGGTTCGTCCGCAGCGCGAGCGCACTGGACGCCGTGCGGCTGCTGATCGAGATGCTCGCCGACGACGCCGCGGTGCGCGCCGCTGGCCCCGCCCCGCTGGCGCGGGCGCTGGTCGCCTGCGCGGAGGGCCCGGCCCCGTCCGGGGCGCTGTCGGCGGGCGGCCCGACGACGGTGCTGCGGGTGCGCCGGCTCTGCGGCGACGGCAACAGCCTGGCGCTGTCGGCGGCGGCGTACACGGCCGCGGCGGCGGTGCTGGTGGTACCGACCTACTACGTCGTGCTGCCCTGGCTGACCGAGCTGCACCGGCTGTTCACCGCGTAG
- a CDS encoding BlaI/MecI/CopY family transcriptional regulator: MAKLSRLGDLERAVMDHLWSAREPQTVRQVHEALSSHRDLAYTTIMTVLQRLAKKNLVVQHRDDRAHRYAPTHGRDELVAGLMVDALDQAADSGSRQAALVHFVERVGADEADALRRALAELENRSRISPPAGK, encoded by the coding sequence ATGGCGAAGTTGTCGCGTCTAGGGGATCTGGAACGCGCCGTGATGGACCACCTGTGGTCCGCGCGTGAGCCCCAAACCGTGCGCCAGGTCCATGAGGCGCTCTCGTCTCACCGGGACTTGGCATACACCACGATCATGACCGTCCTGCAGCGGTTGGCGAAGAAGAACCTCGTCGTCCAGCACCGTGACGACCGGGCCCACCGCTACGCCCCCACGCACGGCAGGGACGAACTGGTCGCGGGTCTGATGGTCGACGCGCTCGACCAGGCCGCCGATTCGGGCAGCCGCCAGGCGGCGCTGGTGCACTTCGTCGAGCGGGTCGGCGCCGACGAGGCCGACGCGCTGCGGCGGGCGCTGGCCGAACTCGAGAACCGGTCGCGGATATCGCCACCCGCTGGTAAATAG
- a CDS encoding rhodanese-like domain-containing protein, translating into MGKTAKDLVAAANTVVPKISPERARELIAAGALVVDVREGPELEQTGRVAGALHVPRGMLEFRADPESPYYDDHFVRDRPVIVYCASGGRSALSGQALKELGYQQVYNLGAFGDWADSGGPVEKA; encoded by the coding sequence ATGGGCAAGACCGCGAAAGACCTCGTCGCCGCCGCGAACACCGTGGTGCCGAAGATCTCGCCGGAACGGGCACGCGAGTTGATCGCCGCGGGTGCGCTGGTGGTCGACGTGCGCGAGGGGCCGGAACTGGAGCAGACCGGCAGGGTCGCCGGTGCCCTGCACGTGCCGCGCGGGATGCTGGAGTTCCGCGCCGACCCCGAGTCGCCGTACTACGACGACCATTTCGTCAGGGACAGGCCGGTGATCGTCTACTGCGCCTCCGGCGGGCGCTCCGCGCTGTCCGGGCAGGCGCTCAAGGAACTGGGCTACCAGCAGGTGTACAACCTGGGCGCGTTCGGCGACTGGGCCGACTCCGGCGGCCCGGTGGAGAAAGCCTGA
- a CDS encoding PaaI family thioesterase translates to MTSDLPELNLGFDSTMGLQYLEVTPDGGRAQLTITDKLLQPHGIVHGGVYCSVVESLASVSASVWLAEKYGSGRVVGVNNNTDFLRAISSGTVTAVSTPIHRGRRQQLWLITITDEQDRLIARGQVRLQNLPAE, encoded by the coding sequence GTGACCAGCGATCTGCCAGAACTCAACCTGGGATTCGACTCGACGATGGGCCTGCAGTACCTGGAGGTCACCCCCGACGGTGGCCGGGCCCAGCTGACGATCACCGACAAACTGCTGCAGCCGCACGGCATCGTGCACGGCGGGGTGTACTGCTCGGTCGTCGAGAGCCTGGCCAGCGTCTCGGCCTCGGTCTGGCTGGCCGAGAAGTACGGCAGCGGACGCGTCGTCGGGGTCAACAACAACACCGACTTCCTGCGCGCGATCTCCTCGGGCACCGTCACCGCGGTGTCGACCCCGATCCACCGCGGCCGGCGTCAGCAGCTGTGGTTGATCACCATCACAGACGAGCAGGATCGACTCATCGCACGCGGTCAGGTGCGCCTGCAGAACCTCCCGGCGGAGTAG
- a CDS encoding urease subunit gamma: MRLTPHEQDRLLISYAAELARRRRARGLKLNHPEAVAIITDHLLEGARDGRTVAELMVSGREVLSRDDVMEGVPEMLEDVQVEATFPDGTKLVTVHHPIP, from the coding sequence ATGCGTTTAACCCCGCATGAACAAGACCGACTGCTGATCTCCTATGCGGCCGAACTGGCCCGCCGCCGGCGGGCGCGCGGGCTGAAGCTGAACCATCCCGAGGCCGTCGCGATCATCACCGACCACCTCCTCGAGGGTGCCCGCGACGGCCGCACCGTCGCCGAGCTGATGGTCAGCGGCCGCGAGGTGCTCAGCCGCGACGACGTGATGGAGGGAGTGCCCGAAATGCTCGAGGACGTCCAGGTGGAGGCCACCTTCCCGGACGGCACCAAGCTCGTCACCGTCCACCACCCGATCCCGTGA
- a CDS encoding urease subunit beta, with protein sequence MIPGEVIFGDGDIELNAGAPRLELEVVNTGDRPVQVGSHVHLPQANSALSFDRDAAYGHRLDIPAGTAVRFEPGVAQTVSLVPLTGAREVHGLSLTPPGQLDAR encoded by the coding sequence GTGATTCCCGGTGAGGTGATCTTCGGCGACGGCGACATCGAGCTCAACGCCGGCGCCCCCCGACTCGAGCTCGAGGTGGTCAACACCGGCGACCGGCCCGTGCAGGTCGGCAGCCACGTGCACCTACCGCAGGCCAACTCCGCGTTGTCCTTCGACCGCGACGCCGCCTACGGCCACCGCCTCGATATCCCGGCCGGCACCGCGGTGCGTTTCGAACCCGGTGTGGCCCAGACGGTCTCGCTGGTCCCGCTGACCGGCGCCCGCGAGGTGCACGGCCTGAGCCTGACCCCGCCCGGACAATTGGACGCACGATGA
- a CDS encoding urease subunit alpha — MSGLSRARYASLFGPTTGDRIRLADTDLFIEITEDRSGGPGLAGDEAVFGGGKVLRESMGQGRATRAEGAPDTVITGVVILDYWGVVKADIGIRDGRIVAIGKAGNPDIMSGVHPDLVVGPSTEIIAGNGRIVTAGAIDCHVHLICPQVMDEALGGGITTIIGGGTGPAEGTKATTVTPGAWHLARMLESLDFWPLNIVLLGKGNTVSAESMWEQLRGGAAGFKLHEDWGTTPAAIDACLTVCDAAGVQAAIHTDTLNEMGFVEDTLAAIAGRSIHAYHTEGAGGGHAPDIITVASHPNVLPSSTNPTRPHTVNTLDEHLDMLMVCHHLNPSVPEDLAFAESRIRPSTIAAEDLLHDIGAISMIGSDSQAMGRIGEVVLRTWQTAHVMKRRRGALEGDGPADNNRARRYVAKYTICPAVAHGLDAEIGSIEVGKLADLVLWDPAFFGVRPHAVLKGGMIAWAAMGDANASIPTPQPVLPRPMFGAAPAAAAATSVHFVAPQAIEDGLAERIDVRRKLVPVKDVRKVGKAQMPLNDATPTIEVEPDTFTVRIDGEVWQEQPAAELPMAQRYFLF, encoded by the coding sequence ATGAGCGGGCTGTCGCGGGCGCGCTACGCGTCGCTGTTCGGGCCGACCACCGGCGACCGGATCCGGTTGGCCGACACCGACCTGTTCATCGAGATCACCGAGGACCGCAGCGGCGGGCCCGGCCTGGCCGGCGACGAGGCGGTGTTCGGCGGCGGCAAGGTGCTGCGCGAGTCGATGGGCCAGGGCCGCGCCACCCGCGCCGAAGGTGCCCCCGACACCGTCATCACCGGCGTGGTCATCCTGGACTACTGGGGAGTCGTCAAGGCCGACATCGGGATTCGTGACGGCCGGATCGTCGCGATCGGCAAGGCGGGCAACCCCGACATTATGTCCGGGGTGCATCCCGACCTGGTGGTGGGCCCGTCCACGGAGATCATCGCGGGCAACGGCCGTATCGTCACCGCCGGTGCCATCGACTGCCACGTGCACCTGATCTGCCCGCAGGTCATGGACGAGGCGCTCGGCGGCGGCATCACGACGATCATCGGCGGTGGCACCGGCCCCGCCGAGGGCACCAAGGCCACCACCGTCACACCCGGTGCCTGGCATCTGGCGCGCATGCTCGAGTCGCTGGACTTCTGGCCGCTGAACATCGTGCTGCTGGGCAAGGGAAACACGGTCAGCGCCGAGTCGATGTGGGAACAGTTGCGCGGCGGCGCAGCGGGTTTCAAGCTGCACGAGGACTGGGGCACCACCCCGGCGGCCATCGACGCGTGCCTGACGGTGTGCGACGCGGCCGGTGTGCAGGCCGCCATTCACACCGACACGCTCAACGAGATGGGCTTCGTCGAGGACACGCTGGCCGCCATCGCGGGCCGGTCGATCCACGCCTACCACACCGAGGGCGCGGGCGGCGGGCACGCACCCGACATCATCACGGTGGCAAGCCATCCCAACGTGTTGCCCAGCTCGACCAACCCGACCCGGCCGCACACCGTCAACACCCTCGACGAGCACCTGGACATGCTGATGGTCTGCCATCACCTGAACCCGAGTGTCCCCGAGGATCTGGCGTTCGCCGAGAGCCGGATCCGGCCGTCGACCATCGCCGCCGAGGATCTGCTGCACGACATCGGGGCGATCTCGATGATCGGCAGCGACTCCCAGGCGATGGGCCGCATCGGCGAGGTGGTGCTGCGCACCTGGCAGACCGCGCATGTGATGAAGCGGCGCCGCGGCGCGCTGGAGGGTGACGGACCCGCCGACAACAACCGGGCCCGCCGGTACGTCGCCAAGTACACGATCTGCCCCGCGGTGGCGCACGGCCTGGACGCCGAGATCGGCTCGATCGAGGTGGGCAAGCTGGCCGACCTGGTGCTGTGGGATCCGGCGTTCTTCGGGGTGCGCCCGCACGCGGTGCTCAAGGGCGGCATGATCGCCTGGGCCGCGATGGGTGACGCCAACGCCTCCATCCCGACACCGCAGCCGGTGCTGCCGCGGCCGATGTTCGGTGCCGCGCCTGCGGCGGCGGCCGCCACGTCGGTGCACTTCGTCGCTCCGCAGGCGATCGAGGACGGGCTGGCCGAACGCATCGACGTGCGGCGAAAGCTGGTGCCGGTCAAGGACGTCCGCAAGGTCGGCAAGGCGCAGATGCCGCTCAACGACGCCACGCCCACCATCGAGGTGGAACCCGACACCTTCACCGTGCGCATCGACGGTGAGGTGTGGCAGGAGCAGCCGGCCGCGGAACTGCCAATGGCGCAACGCTATTTCCTGTTCTGA
- a CDS encoding urease accessory protein UreF, whose translation MTGLTTLLALADSRLPSGGHVHSGGVEEAVTSGLVADLPTLRAFLRRRIRTQGLVSASLAAAVHAGSLSVAEADREADARTPAPAAREASRAQGRGLVRLARRVWPDQDWAALGVTPHLPVAAGIVGRAAGLTPEQTAASVVYTTMTGSATAAQRLLALDPGDVAALTFELAPCCDETAAAAVKELADLSDPLLDVLAQRHAQRERPLFVS comes from the coding sequence ATGACCGGCCTGACCACCCTGCTGGCGCTGGCGGACTCGCGGCTGCCGAGCGGCGGGCATGTGCACTCCGGCGGGGTGGAGGAGGCGGTGACCAGCGGACTGGTAGCCGATCTGCCGACGCTGCGCGCGTTCCTGCGTCGCCGCATCCGCACCCAGGGACTGGTCTCGGCGTCGCTGGCCGCGGCGGTGCACGCGGGCAGCCTGTCGGTCGCCGAGGCCGACCGGGAGGCCGATGCGCGCACCCCGGCGCCCGCGGCGCGGGAGGCCTCCCGCGCCCAGGGCCGCGGCCTGGTGCGGCTGGCCCGCCGGGTCTGGCCCGATCAGGACTGGGCGGCGCTGGGGGTGACGCCGCACCTGCCGGTGGCCGCCGGAATCGTCGGCCGCGCAGCGGGTCTGACGCCCGAGCAGACCGCCGCCTCGGTGGTGTACACCACGATGACCGGTAGCGCGACGGCCGCCCAGCGGCTGTTGGCGCTCGACCCGGGCGATGTCGCGGCGCTGACCTTCGAGCTGGCGCCGTGCTGCGACGAGACCGCCGCCGCGGCGGTCAAGGAGCTCGCCGACCTGTCCGACCCGCTTCTCGATGTGCTCGCCCAGCGGCACGCCCAACGTGAGCGTCCGCTGTTCGTGTCGTGA
- the ureG gene encoding urease accessory protein UreG has translation MPPHYLDGDPHDHPQRPKRVRRPGEPLRIGVGGPVGSGKTALVAALCRQLRDELSLAVLTNDIYTTEDADFLRRHAVLPDDRIAAVQTGGCPHTAIRDDITANLDAIDDLIAAHPGLDLILVESGGDNLTATFSSGLVDVQIFVIDVAGGDKVPRKGGPGVTFSDLLVINKTDLAPLVGADLDVMRRDAAAVRGERPFALISLAEDPAATPVLTWVRDQLRVPV, from the coding sequence ATGCCACCGCACTACCTCGACGGAGATCCCCACGACCACCCGCAGCGCCCGAAACGGGTGCGCAGGCCGGGGGAGCCGCTGCGCATCGGTGTCGGCGGCCCGGTGGGATCGGGCAAGACCGCGCTGGTGGCGGCGCTGTGCCGCCAGTTGCGCGACGAGCTGTCGCTGGCGGTGCTGACCAACGACATCTACACCACCGAGGACGCCGACTTCCTGCGGCGCCACGCCGTGCTGCCCGACGACCGGATCGCCGCCGTGCAGACCGGCGGATGCCCGCACACCGCGATCCGCGACGACATCACCGCCAACCTGGACGCGATCGACGACCTGATCGCCGCGCACCCGGGGCTGGACCTGATCCTGGTGGAGTCCGGCGGGGACAACCTGACCGCGACGTTCTCGTCGGGACTGGTCGATGTGCAGATCTTCGTCATCGACGTGGCGGGCGGGGACAAGGTGCCCCGCAAGGGCGGTCCGGGGGTGACGTTCTCGGATCTGTTGGTGATCAACAAGACCGACCTCGCGCCGCTGGTCGGCGCCGACCTGGACGTGATGCGCCGCGACGCCGCCGCGGTGCGCGGTGAGCGCCCGTTCGCGTTGATCTCGCTGGCCGAGGACCCCGCGGCCACCCCGGTGCTGACCTGGGTGCGCGACCAGTTGCGGGTGCCGGTCTAG
- a CDS encoding urease accessory protein UreD, which yields MRTDVLVVASPHRRPRIECTGALTARLTEPDTVHLVSAAATPLGGDYLHIRVVVETGARLRLRSVAATVTLPGADTVDSHAIWTLESDGDLDVDPEPTIVAADSRHHTATRLTIGPAGRARVRERVQIGRSDERQGFWVGSLHADVDGAPLLRHRMELGTGSVTDDELGIPMAAISELTYPDEGTPGPGTPLALAAGGCLTTWQGRRL from the coding sequence GTGCGCACCGATGTGCTGGTCGTGGCCAGCCCGCACCGGCGTCCCCGCATCGAGTGCACCGGCGCGCTGACCGCCCGGCTCACCGAACCCGACACGGTGCATCTGGTGTCGGCCGCGGCGACCCCGCTGGGCGGCGACTACCTGCACATCCGCGTCGTCGTGGAGACCGGCGCGCGGCTGAGACTGCGCAGCGTCGCCGCGACAGTCACCCTGCCGGGCGCCGACACCGTTGACTCCCATGCCATCTGGACGCTGGAGAGCGACGGTGACCTGGACGTCGATCCGGAGCCGACGATCGTCGCCGCCGACTCCCGCCACCACACCGCGACGCGGCTGACCATCGGCCCGGCAGGCCGGGCGCGGGTGCGTGAACGCGTGCAGATCGGCAGATCCGATGAGCGGCAAGGCTTTTGGGTCGGATCACTGCACGCCGACGTGGACGGCGCCCCGCTGCTGCGGCACCGGATGGAACTGGGCACCGGCAGCGTCACCGACGACGAGCTCGGCATACCCATGGCCGCCATCAGCGAACTGACCTATCCCGACGAGGGCACCCCGGGTCCGGGCACACCGCTGGCGCTGGCGGCCGGCGGCTGCCTGACGACCTGGCAGGGCCGACGGCTTTAA
- a CDS encoding NAD(P)/FAD-dependent oxidoreductase, which translates to MSHPGATESDRHQVVIIGSGFGGLTAAKTLKRADADVKLIAKTTHHLFQPLLYQVATGIIPSGEIAPPTRMILRKQKNCQVLLGDVTRIDLTEKTVTSELLGHTYVTPFDTLIVAAGAGQSYFGNDHFAEWAPGMKSIDDALELRARILSAFEQAERSSDPARREKLLTFTVVGAGPTGVEMAGQIAELADHTLKGAFRSIDSTQARVILLDAAPAVLPPMGEKLGKKAQARLEKMGVDIQLGAMVTDVDRNGITVKDSDGTIRRIESATKVWSAGVQASPLGRQLAEQSGAEVDRAGRVIVGPDLTLPGHPNVFVVGDMAHVEGVPGQAQGAIQGGRYAAKTIKAELKGADPSKREPFKYFDKGSMATVSRFSAVAKIGPLEFGGFIAWLAWLLLHLIYLVGFRRKLTTLVNWTVTFLSTQRGNLTITEQQAYARTRIEELEEIAASIKDPEKAVS; encoded by the coding sequence ATGAGCCATCCCGGAGCCACTGAATCTGACCGCCACCAGGTGGTGATCATCGGATCGGGGTTCGGCGGGCTGACCGCTGCCAAGACACTCAAGCGCGCCGACGCCGACGTCAAGCTGATCGCCAAGACCACCCACCACCTGTTCCAGCCGCTGCTGTATCAGGTCGCCACGGGCATCATCCCCTCGGGCGAGATCGCCCCGCCCACGCGGATGATCCTGCGCAAGCAGAAGAACTGCCAGGTGCTGCTCGGCGACGTCACCAGGATCGACCTGACCGAGAAGACGGTCACCTCCGAGCTGCTCGGCCACACCTATGTCACGCCGTTCGACACGCTGATCGTGGCCGCCGGGGCCGGCCAGTCCTACTTCGGCAACGACCATTTCGCCGAGTGGGCGCCGGGCATGAAGTCGATCGACGACGCCCTCGAGCTGCGCGCGCGCATCCTCAGCGCGTTCGAACAGGCCGAGCGGTCCAGCGACCCGGCGCGCCGGGAGAAGCTGCTCACCTTCACCGTCGTCGGCGCCGGGCCCACCGGCGTCGAAATGGCCGGGCAGATCGCCGAATTGGCCGACCACACGCTCAAAGGCGCGTTCCGCTCGATTGATTCGACCCAGGCCCGGGTGATCCTGCTCGACGCCGCGCCCGCGGTGCTGCCGCCGATGGGCGAGAAGCTCGGCAAGAAGGCCCAGGCGCGGCTGGAGAAGATGGGCGTCGACATCCAGCTCGGCGCGATGGTCACCGACGTCGACCGCAACGGCATCACGGTCAAGGACTCCGACGGCACCATCCGCCGTATCGAGTCGGCCACCAAAGTGTGGTCGGCCGGCGTGCAGGCCAGCCCGCTGGGCCGCCAGCTCGCCGAGCAGTCCGGCGCCGAGGTCGACCGCGCGGGCCGCGTGATCGTCGGGCCGGACCTGACGCTGCCCGGGCACCCGAACGTGTTCGTGGTCGGCGACATGGCGCACGTCGAGGGCGTGCCCGGTCAGGCACAGGGCGCCATCCAGGGCGGCCGCTACGCCGCCAAGACCATCAAGGCCGAGCTCAAGGGTGCCGACCCGAGCAAGCGCGAGCCGTTCAAGTACTTCGACAAGGGCTCGATGGCGACGGTGTCGCGGTTCTCCGCGGTCGCCAAGATCGGCCCACTGGAGTTCGGCGGCTTCATCGCCTGGCTGGCGTGGCTGCTGCTGCACCTGATCTACCTCGTCGGGTTCCGCCGCAAGCTCACCACGCTGGTGAACTGGACGGTGACGTTCCTGTCCACGCAGCGCGGCAACCTGACGATCACCGAGCAGCAGGCCTACGCCCGCACCCGCATCGAGGAACTCGAGGAGATCGCGGCCTCGATCAAGGATCCCGAGAAGGCGGTCAGTTAA
- a CDS encoding LLM class F420-dependent oxidoreductase, protein MTIKLGLQIPNFSYGTGVEEMFPTVIAQAKEAEAAGFDSVFVMDHFYQLPGLGTPDQPMLEAYTALGGLATATERVQLGTLVTGNSYRNPALLAKVITTLDVVSQGRAVLGIGTGWYELEHDSLGFEFGTFTDRFEKLGEALQIIVPMLHGERPTFEGKHYRVREAMAEPRFRDHIPLMIGGKGEKKTIPLAARYFDHLNLVAGFDELPRKVAVAKESCERIGRDPATLETSSLAVAIVDENVTEEFIPDDFKQSAVYGSPEQIAEQIKTKILDAGVGGIVISPVTHLNGYQPGQITALAEQLKPLLGL, encoded by the coding sequence GTGACCATCAAACTCGGACTTCAGATCCCCAACTTCTCCTACGGCACCGGTGTCGAGGAGATGTTCCCGACGGTCATCGCCCAGGCGAAGGAGGCCGAGGCCGCAGGCTTCGACTCCGTCTTCGTGATGGACCACTTCTATCAGCTGCCCGGCCTCGGCACGCCCGACCAGCCGATGCTGGAGGCCTACACCGCGCTCGGCGGGCTGGCCACCGCCACCGAGCGCGTGCAGCTGGGCACGCTGGTGACCGGCAACAGCTACCGCAACCCGGCACTGCTGGCCAAGGTGATCACGACACTCGACGTCGTCAGCCAGGGCCGCGCCGTCCTCGGCATCGGCACCGGCTGGTACGAACTCGAGCACGACAGCCTCGGTTTCGAGTTCGGCACGTTCACCGACCGGTTCGAGAAACTCGGCGAGGCGCTGCAGATCATCGTGCCGATGCTGCACGGTGAGCGACCGACCTTCGAGGGCAAGCACTACCGGGTCAGGGAGGCGATGGCCGAACCCCGGTTCCGGGACCACATTCCGCTGATGATCGGCGGCAAGGGCGAGAAGAAGACGATCCCGCTGGCGGCGCGCTACTTCGACCACCTCAACCTGGTGGCGGGCTTCGACGAACTGCCCCGCAAGGTGGCGGTCGCCAAGGAGAGCTGCGAGCGCATCGGCCGCGACCCGGCCACCCTGGAGACCAGCTCGCTCGCCGTCGCGATCGTCGACGAGAACGTCACCGAGGAGTTCATCCCGGACGATTTCAAGCAGTCGGCGGTGTACGGCAGCCCCGAGCAGATCGCCGAGCAGATCAAGACGAAGATCCTCGACGCCGGCGTCGGAGGCATCGTCATCAGCCCGGTCACCCACCTCAACGGCTACCAGCCCGGCCAGATCACCGCCCTCGCCGAACAGCTCAAACCGCTGCTCGGTCTGTGA
- a CDS encoding SDR family oxidoreductase, with translation MEVLVTGGDTDLGRTIAGGFRDAGHRVVIAGARRDELEVAAKELDVDAVVFDNTDPASVEAARSQFHYLDTIVNVPAPKWQGGDPRTYSLTELATAWRSALDATVLSTVLTVQVLGDQLRSGGSILSVVPQNPADGSAEAAIKAALSNWTAGQAAHFGTRGITVNVVASGRSAEPGYVGLSHTPASVADEIARLALFLTTPSARHITGQTLHVSQGVLADIG, from the coding sequence ATGGAGGTGCTCGTCACCGGTGGAGACACCGATCTGGGTCGCACGATCGCCGGAGGGTTCCGCGACGCCGGCCACCGGGTGGTGATCGCGGGCGCCCGCCGCGACGAGCTCGAGGTGGCCGCCAAGGAGCTCGACGTCGACGCGGTTGTCTTCGACAACACCGATCCCGCCAGCGTCGAGGCGGCGCGCTCGCAGTTCCACTACCTGGACACCATCGTCAACGTCCCCGCCCCGAAGTGGCAGGGCGGTGATCCGCGCACCTACTCGCTGACCGAGCTGGCCACCGCGTGGCGCAGCGCGCTGGACGCGACGGTGCTGTCGACGGTGCTGACCGTGCAGGTCCTCGGCGACCAGCTGCGCTCGGGCGGCTCGATCCTGAGCGTGGTGCCCCAGAACCCGGCCGACGGCAGCGCCGAGGCGGCGATCAAGGCGGCGCTGTCGAACTGGACCGCCGGGCAGGCCGCCCACTTCGGCACCCGCGGCATCACCGTCAACGTGGTGGCCTCGGGCCGCAGCGCCGAGCCGGGCTATGTCGGGCTGTCCCACACCCCCGCCTCGGTCGCCGACGAAATCGCAAGGCTCGCACTGTTTCTCACCACACCGTCGGCGCGCCACATCACCGGTCAGACGCTGCACGTCAGTCAGGGTGTGTTGGCTGACATCGGCTGA
- a CDS encoding ABC transporter permease, which produces MNASAGLPRWLYVPAGIAALFVTLPLVAVAVKVDWANFLTLISSDSSVTALLLSLRTAAASTLLCLVFGVPLALVLARADSMVVRMVRPVILLPLVLPPVVGGLALLYAFGRAGLIGEYLEAAGLRIAFTTTAVVLAQTFVSLPFLVISLEGAARTAGTDYEVVAATLGARPTRVWWRVTLPLLAPGLVSGAVLAFARSLGEFGATLTFAGSREGVTRTLPLEIYLQRETDPEAAVALSLLLVAVAAIVVLGLGARRLRGAGAWA; this is translated from the coding sequence GTGAACGCATCCGCTGGTCTGCCGCGCTGGCTGTACGTGCCCGCCGGGATCGCGGCGCTGTTTGTGACGCTGCCGCTGGTCGCGGTCGCGGTGAAGGTCGACTGGGCCAACTTCCTCACCCTGATCAGCAGCGACTCGTCGGTTACCGCGCTGCTGCTGAGCCTGCGCACCGCCGCCGCCAGCACCCTGCTGTGCCTGGTCTTCGGGGTGCCGCTGGCGCTGGTGCTGGCCCGCGCCGACAGCATGGTGGTGCGGATGGTGCGCCCGGTGATCCTGCTGCCGTTGGTGCTGCCGCCGGTCGTCGGTGGCCTGGCGCTGCTGTACGCGTTCGGCCGGGCGGGCCTGATCGGGGAGTACCTGGAGGCGGCGGGGCTGCGGATCGCGTTCACGACGACCGCGGTGGTGCTGGCGCAGACCTTCGTCTCGCTGCCGTTTCTGGTGATCTCCCTGGAGGGGGCGGCGCGCACAGCGGGCACCGACTACGAGGTGGTGGCCGCGACGCTGGGGGCCCGGCCGACGCGGGTGTGGTGGCGGGTGACCCTGCCGCTGCTGGCGCCCGGCCTGGTGTCGGGGGCGGTGCTGGCGTTCGCCCGGTCGCTGGGGGAGTTCGGCGCCACCCTGACCTTCGCGGGCTCCCGGGAGGGGGTGACGCGCACGCTGCCGCTGGAGATCTACCTGCAGCGGGAGACCGATCCCGAGGCCGCGGTGGCGCTGTCGCTGCTGCTGGTCGCGGTGGCCGCCATCGTCGTGCTGGGGCTGGGTGCCCGGCGGTTGCGAGGTGCCGGTGCCTGGGCTTGA